Proteins from a single region of Haloarcula laminariae:
- a CDS encoding succinate dehydrogenase/fumarate reductase iron-sulfur subunit: MSTIEQQESETEEQAENQAVESPGERRRAEKREREAEREAQREAEEASLDDEETILLKVFRYDPEVEGKQEPRFDDFQVPFHKGMTVLDALIYARDKYDSSLTFRHSCRQAVCGSDALFVNGRQRLGCKTQMADLESPVRIEPLPHQEVVKDLVVDMEHFYDQMHAVEPYFDADELPEDGLEEQRQTRENREKVKMSTRCIWCGACMSSCNIAAGDNEYLGPAAINKAYRFAMDEREGENRKQERLRIIEQEHGVWRCQTQFSCTEVCPKDIPLTEHIQELKREAVKNNLKFW; the protein is encoded by the coding sequence ATGAGTACAATAGAACAACAGGAGAGCGAAACCGAGGAACAGGCCGAAAACCAGGCGGTCGAGTCGCCGGGCGAGCGCCGCCGCGCCGAGAAGCGCGAACGCGAGGCCGAGCGGGAGGCCCAGCGAGAGGCCGAGGAAGCGAGTCTGGACGACGAGGAGACCATCCTCCTCAAGGTGTTCCGATACGACCCGGAGGTCGAGGGCAAGCAGGAGCCCCGGTTCGACGACTTCCAGGTCCCGTTCCACAAGGGGATGACCGTGTTGGACGCCCTAATCTACGCCCGGGACAAGTACGACTCGTCGCTGACCTTCCGACACTCCTGTCGGCAGGCCGTCTGCGGCTCTGACGCCCTCTTCGTCAACGGGCGTCAGCGCCTGGGCTGTAAGACACAGATGGCCGACCTCGAATCGCCGGTCCGCATCGAACCGCTCCCCCACCAGGAGGTCGTCAAGGACCTCGTCGTGGACATGGAGCACTTCTACGACCAGATGCACGCCGTCGAGCCGTACTTCGACGCCGACGAGCTCCCCGAGGACGGCCTCGAAGAGCAGCGCCAGACCCGAGAGAACCGCGAGAAGGTGAAGATGTCCACGCGGTGTATCTGGTGTGGCGCCTGCATGTCCAGCTGTAACATCGCCGCCGGCGACAACGAGTATCTCGGCCCCGCGGCCATCAACAAGGCCTACCGCTTCGCCATGGACGAACGCGAGGGCGAGAACCGCAAGCAGGAGCGCCTGCGTATCATCGAGCAGGAACACGGCGTCTGGCGGTGCCAGACCCAGTTCTCCTGTACCGAGGTGTGCCCGAAGGACATCCCGCTGACCGAGCACATCCAGGAGCTGAAACGCGAGGCAGTCAAGAACAACCTGAAGTTCTGGTAG
- a CDS encoding succinate dehydrogenase hydrophobic membrane anchor subunit: MAEHYSSFERGGRRWLLQRLTAVFLIGVLAFHFLLLHFANHAADITFAGTQARMSQVGYFATMWLFLVTATFHGVNGVYNALVNQGIEGTQKSAVKWVLIVAGLLLVAQGTRVALAMNGFL, translated from the coding sequence ATGGCCGAACACTACTCCTCCTTCGAGCGGGGCGGTCGACGCTGGCTCCTCCAGCGGCTGACGGCCGTCTTCCTCATCGGTGTGTTGGCCTTCCACTTCCTGCTGCTGCACTTCGCAAACCACGCGGCTGACATCACCTTCGCAGGCACGCAGGCGCGGATGAGCCAGGTGGGCTACTTCGCGACGATGTGGCTGTTCCTGGTGACCGCGACGTTCCACGGCGTCAACGGGGTCTACAACGCCCTCGTGAACCAGGGTATCGAAGGCACGCAGAAGAGCGCAGTCAAGTGGGTGCTGATCGTCGCGGGGCTGCTGCTCGTCGCACAGGGGACGCGAGTCGCACTCGCCATGAACGGGTTCCTATAA
- the sdhC gene encoding succinate dehydrogenase, cytochrome b556 subunit yields MSQSYNRGSVEDFGRWREFSAGMWAWIFHKFTGWVLVGYLFTHIAVLSTSLGGADMYTNTLQGLEALLVVRFLEVGLLAVAVFHILNGVRLLMVDLGVGLEAQDKSFYASMVLTGAITVASIPTFLGGPLV; encoded by the coding sequence ATGAGTCAGTCTTACAACCGTGGCTCCGTCGAGGACTTCGGTCGGTGGCGGGAGTTCTCGGCCGGGATGTGGGCCTGGATTTTCCACAAGTTCACCGGCTGGGTGCTCGTGGGGTACCTGTTCACCCACATCGCCGTCCTGAGTACCTCGCTTGGGGGTGCCGACATGTACACAAACACGCTGCAGGGCCTCGAAGCCCTACTCGTCGTCCGGTTCCTCGAAGTCGGCCTGCTGGCCGTCGCCGTCTTCCACATCCTGAACGGCGTCCGGCTGCTGATGGTCGACCTCGGGGTCGGACTTGAGGCACAGGACAAGAGCTTCTACGCGTCGATGGTGCTGACGGGCGCTATCACCGTCGCGAGCATTCCGACGTTCCTCGGGGGGCCGTTGGTCTAA
- a CDS encoding succinylglutamate desuccinylase/aspartoacylase family protein, translating to MDEAEPFTYDGGRVDPGETQNVRYTVSETYLGDPVRMPVTIINGERPGPTGFLSAAAHGDELNGIEVVREVAHEWDLEGLAGTLVCLPVLNVPAFLAQERYLPIYDRDLNRSFPGHPESTSAKRMAYRLFRNFVDPCDFGLDFHTSTRGRTNTLHVRADMDDEAVARVANAFASNVIISSEGPSGSLRREASAQATPTITIEMGEAHRFQRPLIDSALDSVRSVLAEFGMLDTEVVRWPGWRTVIEDSEEKTWIRADVGGLVDMHHERGGLVYEDETICTIANPFKTDSTTVTAPFTGLLVGVLENPLVYPGNPLCHLVHLDERTLRAFERSRETPVWNATPGTPPGG from the coding sequence ATGGACGAGGCGGAGCCGTTCACCTACGACGGGGGCCGTGTCGACCCGGGCGAGACGCAGAACGTCCGGTACACTGTCAGCGAGACGTATCTCGGTGACCCCGTGCGGATGCCCGTGACCATCATCAACGGGGAACGGCCCGGACCGACGGGCTTTCTCTCGGCGGCGGCCCACGGCGACGAGCTCAACGGCATCGAGGTCGTCCGCGAGGTCGCCCACGAGTGGGACCTGGAGGGGCTCGCGGGCACGCTCGTCTGTCTCCCCGTGTTGAACGTGCCCGCCTTCCTCGCACAGGAGCGGTATCTCCCCATCTACGACCGCGACCTCAACCGGTCGTTCCCGGGCCACCCGGAGTCGACGAGCGCCAAGCGGATGGCCTACCGGCTCTTCCGGAACTTCGTCGACCCGTGTGACTTCGGGCTTGACTTCCACACGTCGACGCGTGGCCGAACCAACACGCTACACGTCCGGGCCGACATGGACGACGAGGCCGTCGCCCGGGTCGCGAACGCCTTCGCGTCGAACGTCATCATCTCCTCGGAGGGGCCAAGCGGCTCGCTCCGTCGGGAGGCGAGCGCCCAGGCGACCCCGACCATCACCATCGAGATGGGGGAGGCCCACCGGTTCCAGCGGCCGCTCATCGACAGCGCGCTGGACAGCGTCCGGTCGGTGCTGGCGGAGTTCGGGATGCTCGACACCGAGGTCGTCCGCTGGCCGGGCTGGCGGACCGTCATCGAGGACTCGGAGGAGAAGACCTGGATTCGAGCCGACGTCGGCGGCCTCGTCGACATGCACCACGAGCGTGGCGGCCTCGTCTACGAGGACGAGACCATCTGCACTATCGCGAACCCGTTCAAGACCGACAGTACGACCGTCACGGCGCCCTTTACCGGACTGCTCGTGGGCGTGCTGGAGAACCCGCTGGTCTACCCCGGCAACCCGTTGTGTCACCTGGTTCATCTCGACGAGCGGACGCTGCGAGCGTTCGAACGGAGCCGCGAAACGCCGGTGTGGAACGCCACCCCGGGCACCCCTCCGGGCGGCTGA
- a CDS encoding RimK family alpha-L-glutamate ligase: protein MTEDITVGVLSLHSSKETKAILNAVDELGYDTAWLREENTTVRATDGRMTLEPDVDVIANRLLLSNDEHPMEGVGLALTLNNLVPMLNEPLAATTALHKFASAAALAEAGVPIPDAVLALSNERLNAERAKFGERAVYKTAIGTHGGGTWMVELDDPVNAQVGDRHAFLQEYLDHDETRHHDLRVYVVGDRIVGAMNRYAPEGEWRTNVALGGEVEDMTGRLPETVSQLALESVDAIGLDYAGVDIVQGEDGYYVLEVNPTAGFRGLFAASGISPAPYIARRAIERAGGAVPDGEVERLADRLDDSRPAAMPPKPTEKRAENVVVGYIEEVVVSGTRGNKSVLAKSDTGATRTSIDAELAAEIGTGPILDIVKIKSGSLKSGRSRPVVDVVVGLGGTQHTVPASVEDRSHMDYPVLLGRDILKNYQVDVNHRADADHEVDTEE from the coding sequence ATGACGGAGGATATCACCGTCGGTGTGTTGAGTCTCCATTCGAGCAAGGAGACGAAGGCGATTCTCAACGCCGTCGACGAGCTGGGCTACGACACGGCGTGGCTCCGCGAGGAGAACACGACCGTGCGGGCTACCGATGGACGCATGACGCTGGAACCGGACGTGGACGTCATCGCCAACCGACTGTTGCTCTCGAACGACGAACATCCGATGGAGGGGGTCGGGCTGGCGCTGACGCTCAACAACCTGGTGCCGATGCTCAACGAGCCGTTGGCGGCGACGACGGCGCTGCACAAGTTCGCGAGCGCCGCCGCCCTGGCGGAGGCCGGCGTCCCCATCCCCGACGCCGTCCTCGCGCTCTCGAACGAGCGGCTCAACGCCGAGCGGGCGAAGTTCGGCGAGCGGGCGGTGTACAAGACCGCCATCGGCACCCACGGCGGCGGCACGTGGATGGTCGAACTCGACGACCCGGTCAACGCGCAGGTCGGCGACCGTCACGCCTTCCTCCAGGAGTATCTCGACCACGACGAGACGCGCCACCACGACCTCCGGGTGTACGTCGTCGGCGACCGCATCGTCGGGGCGATGAACCGGTACGCGCCGGAGGGGGAGTGGCGGACTAACGTCGCGCTGGGCGGCGAGGTCGAGGACATGACCGGCCGGCTCCCCGAGACGGTCAGTCAACTGGCGCTCGAATCGGTCGACGCCATCGGGCTCGACTACGCCGGCGTCGATATCGTCCAGGGCGAGGACGGCTACTACGTCCTGGAGGTCAATCCGACGGCCGGCTTTCGGGGGCTGTTCGCGGCCAGCGGTATCTCCCCCGCGCCCTACATCGCCCGGCGTGCCATCGAGCGGGCCGGCGGCGCCGTCCCCGACGGCGAGGTCGAGCGCCTCGCCGACCGACTCGACGACTCCCGGCCGGCCGCGATGCCCCCCAAACCCACGGAGAAACGCGCCGAAAACGTCGTCGTCGGCTACATCGAGGAGGTCGTCGTCTCCGGGACCCGGGGCAACAAGAGCGTCCTCGCCAAGTCCGACACCGGCGCGACCCGCACCAGCATCGACGCCGAACTCGCCGCCGAAATCGGGACCGGACCCATCCTCGACATCGTGAAGATAAAGTCGGGCAGCCTCAAGTCGGGCCGCTCGCGGCCGGTCGTCGACGTGGTGGTCGGGCTGGGCGGCACCCAGCACACCGTCCCCGCCAGCGTCGAGGACCGCTCCCACATGGACTACCCGGTCCTGCTGGGCCGTGACATCCTCAAGAACTATCAGGTCGACGTCAACCACCGCGCCGACGCCGACCACGAGGTCGACACCGAGGAGTAG
- a CDS encoding DNA-3-methyladenine glycosylase family protein: MTDTPHERLAADSDIGPLVARHGELTLDPADDLFRRLVVSICRQQVSMASAAATRDRLFDAVEMTPAAVLAADDAVLRDAGLSRQKTRYVNEVAAAFQERGYSLDYFAEMSDDAVRAELTAITGVGEWTANMQLLFSLGREDVFPVGDLGVRKGFSNVVGEGYSRSEMSEYARRWAPYRSYATLYLWRAEEDIAGSVAEVTDGD; encoded by the coding sequence ATGACGGACACCCCCCACGAGCGTCTGGCCGCCGACTCCGACATCGGCCCCCTCGTCGCCCGACACGGCGAGCTCACGCTCGACCCCGCCGACGACCTCTTCCGGCGGCTGGTCGTCTCCATCTGCCGCCAGCAGGTGTCAATGGCGTCGGCCGCGGCCACCCGTGACCGCCTGTTCGACGCCGTCGAGATGACGCCGGCGGCCGTCCTGGCGGCCGACGACGCCGTGTTGCGGGACGCGGGCCTCTCCCGGCAGAAGACCCGCTATGTCAACGAGGTGGCAGCGGCCTTCCAGGAGCGGGGCTACTCGCTCGACTACTTCGCGGAGATGAGCGACGACGCCGTCCGCGCGGAGCTTACGGCCATCACCGGCGTCGGCGAGTGGACCGCGAACATGCAACTGCTGTTCTCGCTGGGCCGCGAGGACGTCTTCCCCGTCGGTGATTTGGGCGTCCGCAAGGGCTTCTCGAACGTCGTCGGCGAGGGGTACAGCCGCTCGGAGATGAGCGAGTACGCCCGTCGGTGGGCGCCCTACCGGAGCTACGCGACGCTGTATCTCTGGCGGGCCGAGGAGGACATCGCGGGGAGCGTGGCGGAAGTGACCGACGGCGACTGA
- the cysE gene encoding serine O-acetyltransferase — translation MFETLRDDVRTALAKDPAATSVAAVVLTYPGLHAVWLYRLAHALWARNRDFAARLVSHVGRVLTGVEIHPGADVGDRLFIDHGMATVVGETSVIGDDVLLYHGVTLGGKSMRREKRHPTLEDGVTIGANATLVGPVTIGENATVGAGAVVVDDVPPETTVVGNPAHPIDERDGESENRRPVVADDGCTGGAGTQ, via the coding sequence ATGTTCGAAACACTCAGAGACGACGTTCGCACGGCGCTGGCCAAGGACCCTGCGGCGACCAGCGTCGCGGCCGTCGTCCTCACGTACCCCGGCCTCCACGCCGTCTGGCTGTACCGCCTCGCCCACGCGCTGTGGGCGCGAAACCGCGACTTCGCCGCACGGCTCGTCTCACATGTCGGCCGCGTTCTCACCGGCGTCGAGATCCACCCCGGCGCGGACGTCGGCGACCGGCTCTTCATCGACCACGGGATGGCCACCGTCGTCGGCGAGACGTCCGTCATCGGCGACGACGTGTTGCTGTACCACGGCGTGACCCTCGGCGGGAAGTCCATGCGCCGTGAGAAGCGTCACCCGACGCTCGAAGACGGCGTCACCATCGGCGCCAACGCCACGCTCGTCGGTCCGGTCACCATCGGCGAGAACGCGACCGTCGGCGCGGGCGCCGTCGTCGTCGACGACGTGCCCCCGGAGACGACCGTGGTCGGCAACCCGGCACACCCCATCGACGAGCGAGACGGTGAGTCCGAGAACCGTCGACCCGTAGTGGCAGACGACGGCTGTACGGGCGGGGCCGGCACACAGTGA
- a CDS encoding Hsp20/alpha crystallin family protein, producing the protein MDRQSPFDSVESWFEQMGEQFGTAAWGTGLEPWAQGTDRPRIDMTEDEDSYTITADVPGFTADDVEVSVIDRTLAIEAERSEGRVTNDAYYLRQERSHQSLSRHITLPVDADTENISASMGEGVLTITVDRTESLDSSHQIDIE; encoded by the coding sequence ATGGACCGTCAGTCACCGTTCGACAGCGTGGAGTCATGGTTCGAACAGATGGGCGAGCAGTTCGGGACCGCCGCGTGGGGCACCGGGCTGGAACCGTGGGCCCAGGGGACGGACCGGCCGCGAATCGATATGACCGAAGACGAGGATAGCTACACGATCACGGCCGACGTGCCCGGCTTCACCGCGGACGACGTCGAGGTGTCCGTCATCGACCGGACGCTTGCCATCGAGGCCGAACGGAGCGAGGGGCGGGTGACAAACGATGCGTACTACCTCCGCCAGGAGCGGTCTCACCAGTCACTGTCCCGCCATATCACGCTCCCGGTCGACGCCGACACGGAGAACATCTCCGCCTCGATGGGCGAGGGCGTGTTGACTATCACCGTCGATAGAACCGAGTCCCTCGACAGCAGTCACCAGATAGATATCGAGTAG
- a CDS encoding 3-hydroxyacyl-CoA dehydrogenase/enoyl-CoA hydratase family protein codes for MDFEDIETVAVLGAGNMGHGIAEVAALSGYEVRMRDIKEEFVQDGYDNIEWSLNKLAEKDQLTAEEADAALDRVTPLVDVEAAVGEADVVIEAVPEKMEIKKDVYTDVEDHAPEDAIFATNTSSLSITELSEVTERPEQFCGMHFFNPPVRMQLVEVITGAHTSDETLDAVEELAEEFGKTPVRVRKDSPGFIVNRILVPLMNEACWLVHDDVATIAEVDSTTKFDIGLPMGALELSDQVGNDVGLHVLEYMHETLGEAYDPCPLLEAKVEDEKLGKKTGEGFYDYEDGGADIPRDQANEEVKHRLLAVMANETGKLVENDVAPVADIDEAVMLGGGFPEGPAKMADKAGLDTLVETLAEVYDQTDEERYELSDGLANAAAEGGFYGGDTEDAVSYDTINVERLEGHVGHIELDRPHRMNTVSTEMLDELADAIDRLDEDDDVRSLLLTGAGDRAFSAGADVQSAATNATTLDGIELSKAGQETFGKLEDSPLPVVAGIDGYTLGGGMELATAADMRVASDSSQFGQPEHDLGLLPGWGGTQRLANIVGEGRAKEIIFTAERYDVEEMADYGFINEVTTSDDLLDSAIDLARDLAAGPPIAMDFTKRAMHAGRVDEDAGLEIESQAFGHLFATEDLMEGLTAFAEDRDPEFEGK; via the coding sequence ATGGATTTCGAGGACATCGAGACGGTCGCGGTGCTTGGCGCGGGCAACATGGGTCACGGCATCGCCGAGGTCGCCGCCCTCTCTGGCTACGAAGTCCGGATGCGCGACATCAAAGAGGAGTTCGTTCAGGACGGCTACGACAACATCGAGTGGTCGCTGAACAAGCTCGCCGAGAAGGACCAACTCACCGCCGAGGAAGCCGACGCGGCGCTCGACCGCGTCACGCCGCTGGTCGACGTCGAAGCCGCCGTGGGGGAGGCCGACGTCGTCATCGAAGCCGTCCCGGAGAAGATGGAGATAAAGAAAGACGTCTACACCGACGTCGAAGACCACGCCCCCGAGGACGCCATCTTCGCCACCAACACCTCCAGTCTCTCCATCACGGAACTCTCGGAGGTGACCGAGCGACCGGAGCAGTTCTGCGGGATGCACTTTTTCAACCCGCCGGTACGGATGCAGCTCGTCGAAGTCATCACGGGCGCGCACACGAGCGACGAAACGCTGGACGCCGTCGAGGAACTGGCCGAGGAGTTCGGCAAGACGCCCGTCCGCGTCCGGAAGGACTCGCCGGGGTTCATCGTCAACCGCATCCTCGTCCCGCTGATGAACGAGGCCTGCTGGCTCGTCCACGACGACGTGGCGACCATCGCCGAGGTCGACTCCACGACGAAGTTCGACATCGGGCTGCCGATGGGCGCGCTCGAACTCTCGGACCAGGTCGGCAACGACGTGGGCCTGCACGTCCTCGAGTACATGCACGAGACGCTGGGCGAGGCCTACGACCCCTGTCCGCTGCTCGAAGCGAAAGTCGAGGACGAGAAGCTCGGCAAGAAGACCGGCGAGGGGTTCTACGACTACGAGGACGGCGGCGCAGACATCCCACGCGACCAGGCGAACGAGGAGGTCAAACACCGCCTGCTCGCCGTGATGGCCAACGAGACCGGCAAGCTCGTCGAGAACGACGTGGCGCCGGTCGCCGACATCGACGAGGCGGTCATGCTGGGCGGCGGCTTCCCCGAGGGGCCGGCGAAGATGGCCGATAAGGCCGGTCTGGACACGCTCGTCGAGACGCTCGCCGAGGTGTACGACCAGACGGACGAGGAGCGCTACGAACTCTCCGACGGGCTGGCCAACGCGGCCGCGGAGGGCGGCTTCTACGGCGGTGATACCGAGGACGCCGTCAGCTACGACACCATCAACGTCGAGCGCCTGGAGGGCCACGTCGGTCACATCGAACTCGACCGGCCCCACCGGATGAACACGGTCAGCACGGAGATGCTCGACGAACTCGCCGACGCCATCGACCGGCTCGACGAGGACGACGACGTGCGCTCGCTCCTCCTGACCGGTGCCGGCGACCGCGCCTTCTCCGCCGGCGCGGACGTCCAGTCGGCCGCGACGAACGCGACGACGCTCGACGGCATCGAGCTCTCGAAGGCGGGCCAGGAGACGTTCGGGAAACTCGAGGACTCCCCGCTCCCCGTCGTCGCCGGTATCGACGGCTACACGCTCGGGGGCGGGATGGAGCTGGCCACCGCCGCCGACATGCGTGTCGCCTCCGACAGCTCGCAGTTCGGCCAGCCCGAACACGACCTCGGCCTGCTGCCGGGCTGGGGCGGCACCCAGCGGCTGGCCAACATCGTCGGCGAGGGCCGGGCCAAGGAGATAATCTTCACCGCCGAGCGCTACGACGTCGAGGAGATGGCCGACTACGGGTTCATCAACGAGGTCACCACGAGCGACGACCTGCTCGACAGCGCCATCGACCTGGCTCGGGACCTCGCCGCCGGGCCGCCCATCGCGATGGACTTCACGAAGCGAGCGATGCACGCGGGCCGCGTCGACGAGGACGCCGGGCTGGAGATAGAGTCACAGGCCTTCGGCCACCTGTTCGCGACGGAGGACCTCATGGAGGGGCTGACCGCGTTCGCCGAGGACCGCGACCCGGAGTTCGAGGGCAAATAA
- the glmU gene encoding bifunctional sugar-1-phosphate nucleotidylyltransferase/acetyltransferase, which produces MQAVVLAAGEGTRMRPLTENTPKPMLPVADRPLVAHTADTAIAAGAEELIFVVGYEADAVREYFGDSYGGVPVEFAVQEEQLGTADAVDAASEHLDGPFAVLNGDNLYDEASLSALFDAAPSIAAYSVPDPSNYGVLSTDGDRVTAIIEKPADPPTQLANAGAYVFPAEAREWLDVELSERGEREITDVVTQVIEAYDVTAVEVDRWLDVGRPWELLEANEWKVGELERRLDGDVRGDADLRGDVVVEEGAVVEPGVVIEGPALVRSGATVGPNAYVRGATVLGEDTHVGHGVEVKNTVVMADSNVPHVSYVGDSVLGTDVNLGASTQVANLRHDGEPVKLTVKGDRVSTGRRKFGIVAGDGVRTAINTSLNAGVVLSAGATTTPGETVTRDR; this is translated from the coding sequence ATGCAAGCAGTCGTACTCGCCGCCGGCGAGGGGACGCGAATGCGTCCGCTGACAGAGAACACGCCGAAACCGATGCTCCCCGTCGCGGACCGCCCGCTGGTCGCACACACCGCCGACACGGCCATCGCGGCCGGCGCGGAGGAACTCATTTTCGTCGTCGGCTACGAGGCCGACGCCGTCCGCGAGTACTTCGGCGACAGCTACGGCGGCGTCCCGGTCGAGTTCGCCGTCCAGGAGGAGCAACTGGGAACCGCCGACGCCGTCGACGCGGCGAGCGAGCACCTCGACGGTCCCTTCGCGGTGTTGAACGGCGACAACCTCTACGACGAGGCGAGCCTCTCGGCGCTCTTCGACGCGGCGCCCTCCATCGCGGCCTACTCGGTTCCGGACCCGTCGAACTACGGCGTCCTCTCGACCGACGGCGACCGGGTCACCGCCATCATCGAGAAGCCGGCGGACCCGCCGACCCAGCTCGCCAACGCCGGCGCGTACGTCTTCCCGGCGGAGGCCCGCGAGTGGCTCGACGTCGAACTGAGCGAACGCGGCGAGCGCGAGATAACCGACGTCGTCACGCAGGTCATCGAGGCCTACGACGTGACCGCCGTCGAGGTGGACCGCTGGCTCGACGTGGGCCGGCCCTGGGAGCTGCTGGAAGCCAACGAGTGGAAAGTCGGCGAACTGGAGCGCCGCCTCGACGGCGACGTGCGGGGCGACGCCGACCTGCGCGGCGATGTCGTCGTCGAGGAGGGCGCCGTAGTCGAGCCCGGCGTGGTCATCGAGGGGCCGGCGCTGGTTCGCTCGGGCGCGACCGTCGGCCCGAACGCCTACGTCCGCGGCGCGACGGTGCTGGGCGAAGATACGCACGTCGGGCACGGCGTCGAAGTGAAAAACACCGTCGTGATGGCCGACTCGAACGTCCCGCACGTCTCCTACGTCGGCGACAGCGTGCTGGGTACCGACGTGAACCTCGGCGCGAGCACGCAGGTCGCGAACCTCCGCCACGACGGCGAGCCGGTGAAGCTGACCGTCAAGGGCGACCGCGTCTCGACGGGGCGTCGGAAGTTCGGCATCGTCGCCGGCGACGGGGTCCGGACGGCTATCAACACCAGCCTGAACGCCGGCGTCGTCCTCTCGGCCGGGGCGACGACGACGCCAGGCGAGACCGTGACCAGGGACCGGTAG
- a CDS encoding DUF7576 family protein, which yields MVDPTSDHHEDIDEEDAPNCAVCDTVIANEVTHRVITWVDDDSVETAHFCDEDCRESWDGA from the coding sequence ATGGTAGACCCGACATCGGACCACCACGAAGATATCGACGAGGAGGACGCCCCGAACTGTGCGGTGTGTGACACCGTCATCGCCAACGAGGTGACACACCGCGTGATAACGTGGGTAGACGACGACAGCGTCGAAACGGCCCATTTCTGTGACGAGGACTGTCGCGAGTCGTGGGACGGTGCCTGA
- a CDS encoding DUF21 domain-containing protein, protein MAVPLLPTLVGIGALLACSAFFSSSETALFSLSREWVTETAATDGRAAALADVLDDPHRLLVTLLVGNNVVNITLSSLLTALLVDRLDPGLAVLATTVLASTVILIAGEIIPKSYGLGHAQTFALTVVRPLRYVSILLYPVVAVFDLLTRTLSDRIGGQQSIERAYDEVE, encoded by the coding sequence ATGGCTGTTCCACTTCTGCCGACGCTCGTCGGTATCGGCGCACTACTTGCCTGTAGCGCCTTCTTCTCCAGCAGCGAAACGGCACTGTTCTCACTCTCGCGGGAGTGGGTGACCGAGACGGCGGCGACCGACGGACGTGCGGCCGCCCTCGCCGACGTGCTCGACGACCCCCACAGGCTCCTGGTCACGCTACTGGTCGGGAACAACGTCGTCAACATCACGCTTTCGAGCCTGCTGACGGCGCTGCTGGTCGACCGACTGGACCCGGGGCTGGCCGTCCTGGCCACGACCGTCCTCGCCAGTACGGTTATCCTGATAGCCGGAGAGATAATCCCCAAGTCGTACGGGCTGGGTCACGCACAGACGTTCGCGCTGACCGTCGTGCGGCCGCTGCGGTACGTGAGCATCCTGCTGTATCCCGTCGTGGCAGTCTTCGACCTGCTCACCAGGACTCTGTCGGACAGGATCGGCGGCCAGCAGTCCATCGAGCGGGCCTACGACGAAGTCGAGTAA